From the genome of Candidatus Afararchaeum irisae, one region includes:
- a CDS encoding NAD-binding protein: MSTNKRIIVAGGGQVGTETATVLNDRGHTVVLIERNPERSEELGAEQIATVISGDATYPSILEQADLQNADAIAALTSNPETNLAICLLAKESNPDIFILMDIST; encoded by the coding sequence ATGTCTACGAATAAACGTATTATCGTAGCAGGTGGCGGTCAAGTAGGCACTGAGACCGCAACTGTCCTGAACGACCGGGGTCACACTGTCGTACTCATAGAGCGGAACCCCGAAAGGAGCGAGGAGTTAGGAGCTGAACAGATTGCGACCGTTATCAGCGGGGATGCAACCTATCCGTCTATTCTCGAACAAGCAGATCTACAAAATGCGGACGCAATTGCGGCTCTGACCTCTAATCCAGAGACTAATCTCGCGATCTGTCTTCTGGCTAAGGAGTCAAATCCGGACATATTCATACTCATGGACATAAGTACGTGA
- a CDS encoding NUDIX hydrolase codes for METWVAVGAVVRNPDGEVLLVKHVSEKDGFWSGEWICPGGGLEAGESLEDGARREVREETNLEIEIQNHIPAFSRVLDDEERHVVYIDFKATKKETSPDATPGSDVGTVEWFSPDEIDELEDLHDDTRRLLDLAEV; via the coding sequence ATGGAGACCTGGGTCGCTGTGGGTGCCGTGGTCAGAAACCCCGACGGCGAGGTTCTACTCGTCAAGCACGTCTCCGAGAAGGACGGCTTCTGGTCGGGCGAATGGATCTGTCCCGGGGGCGGTCTCGAAGCCGGAGAGAGTCTCGAAGACGGAGCGAGGAGAGAGGTGCGTGAGGAGACGAACCTGGAGATCGAGATTCAAAACCATATACCGGCTTTCTCACGCGTCTTAGACGACGAGGAGAGACACGTCGTCTACATCGACTTCAAGGCGACGAAGAAGGAGACGAGCCCCGACGCGACACCGGGCTCGGACGTCGGAACCGTCGAGTGGTTCAGTCCCGACGAGATAGACGAACTCGAAGACCTCCACGACGACACTCGTCGGCTTCTGGATCTCGCAGAGGTTTAG
- a CDS encoding ArsA family ATPase: MAEFILYGGKGGVGKTTCAAATALKLARQGERTLVVSTDPAHSLSDVFDTEVPSRPEEILDNLWAVEIDPEEAMSEYRDKIEGGMLPDEGREGEDWEEGMGAGTEAGEGAGAGAGMGGGLGGLGGMGGMDGLGDLLGGEEMMGPGSDEAAAMDKFMEYMDSERWDRIVFDTAPTGHTLRLLKLPEIMDSMVGKVMKVRSQFQGFMDSVKGMFGGDDEPETADFGELDELKDRIERVRSMLRDPGRTDFRVVMIPEKMAVLETQRLIERLSRFEIPVRTVVINKVMENINDDCDFCRSRWEVQESNIDKANEMFRDLEIQYVPLLEDEVQGIESLETVAEEIEVD; encoded by the coding sequence ATGGCAGAGTTTATACTCTACGGAGGAAAAGGCGGCGTAGGAAAGACGACGTGCGCCGCGGCGACGGCACTCAAGCTAGCGAGACAGGGCGAGAGGACACTCGTCGTGAGCACAGACCCCGCCCACTCGCTCTCGGACGTCTTCGACACCGAGGTTCCGAGCCGACCCGAGGAGATACTCGACAACCTCTGGGCTGTCGAGATAGATCCCGAGGAGGCGATGAGTGAGTACCGTGACAAGATCGAAGGTGGTATGCTACCCGACGAGGGACGTGAGGGCGAGGACTGGGAGGAAGGCATGGGTGCCGGCACAGAAGCCGGAGAAGGCGCGGGTGCGGGCGCAGGCATGGGAGGAGGTCTCGGCGGCTTAGGAGGTATGGGAGGCATGGATGGTCTCGGAGACCTCCTCGGAGGCGAGGAGATGATGGGTCCCGGAAGTGACGAAGCGGCGGCGATGGACAAGTTTATGGAGTACATGGACTCCGAGAGATGGGACAGGATAGTCTTCGACACCGCGCCGACGGGACACACACTGCGTCTCCTCAAGCTTCCCGAGATAATGGACTCGATGGTCGGCAAGGTCATGAAGGTCAGGTCACAGTTCCAGGGCTTCATGGACTCGGTAAAGGGGATGTTCGGTGGCGACGACGAGCCTGAGACAGCCGACTTCGGCGAGTTAGACGAGCTAAAGGACAGGATAGAACGCGTACGTTCGATGTTACGTGACCCCGGGAGAACCGACTTCCGTGTCGTGATGATACCCGAGAAGATGGCAGTTCTCGAAACACAGAGACTCATAGAACGTCTTTCGAGGTTCGAGATTCCGGTCAGAACCGTCGTCATAAACAAGGTGATGGAGAACATAAACGACGACTGTGACTTCTGCAGGTCGAGGTGGGAGGTACAGGAGTCGAACATAGACAAGGCGAACGAGATGTTCCGCGACCTCGAAATACAGTACGTGCCCCTGCTTGAGGACGAAGTACAGGGGATAGAGTCGCTCGAAACGGTCGCAGAAGAGATAGAGGTCGACTAA
- the thsA gene encoding thermosome subunit alpha has translation MGNQPVLVLSEESERTQGKDAQSSNISAGKAVAESVRTTLGPKGMDKMLVDNLGDVVITNDGVTILDEMDIEHPAAKMIVEVANTQEDETGDGTTSAVVITGELLKQAEDLLDQDVHPTTIAAGYRDAVSKGREILSEKATDVTPDDTETLLKIAQTAMTGKGAETAKDTLGQLVVDAVQAVEDDGVIDLDNIKIETVVGGGTEDSELVEGMIVDKSRVHSNMPGKVEDAKIALVDSAIEVQETEVDTEINVQSPDQLQSFLDEEEKMLREMVDNIKETGANVVFCQKGIDDMAQHYLAKEGILAVRRAKSSDMDKLARSTGATVVSNVNEIEEDDLGNAGKVEERNIGGDDMIFVEECENPKSVSMILRGGTEHVVDEVERAVDDSLGVVRVTVEEGKVVPGGGAPEVELAMELRDYADSVGGREQLAVEAFADALEVIPHTLAENAGLDPIDSIVDLRSEHDAGNFSSGLDAYTGDIADMEEEGVVEPLRVKTQALESATEAAVMILRIDDVISGGEASGGDEEMPGGAGGGAGGMGGMGGGMGGMM, from the coding sequence ATGGGAAACCAGCCAGTCCTCGTTCTGAGCGAGGAGTCCGAGAGAACACAGGGTAAGGACGCACAGAGCTCGAATATCAGCGCAGGCAAGGCGGTAGCCGAGTCGGTACGTACGACGTTAGGTCCGAAGGGAATGGACAAGATGCTCGTCGACAACCTCGGCGACGTCGTGATTACGAACGACGGTGTGACTATTCTTGACGAGATGGACATCGAACATCCCGCGGCGAAGATGATCGTCGAGGTCGCCAACACACAGGAGGACGAGACGGGCGACGGAACCACGTCCGCGGTCGTCATCACCGGAGAGCTCCTCAAGCAGGCTGAGGATCTCCTCGACCAGGACGTACATCCCACGACGATAGCAGCGGGATACAGGGACGCAGTCTCTAAGGGTCGTGAGATCCTCTCCGAGAAGGCGACCGACGTAACCCCCGACGACACAGAGACACTCCTCAAGATAGCCCAGACTGCGATGACGGGCAAGGGTGCCGAGACAGCGAAGGACACACTTGGACAGCTCGTCGTCGACGCAGTACAGGCTGTCGAGGACGACGGTGTCATAGACCTCGACAACATCAAGATAGAGACCGTAGTCGGCGGAGGAACCGAGGACTCCGAGCTCGTCGAGGGTATGATAGTCGACAAGAGCCGCGTCCACTCGAACATGCCGGGCAAGGTCGAGGACGCGAAGATAGCCCTCGTCGACTCCGCGATAGAGGTACAGGAGACAGAGGTCGACACAGAGATAAACGTCCAGAGCCCCGACCAGCTCCAGAGCTTCCTCGACGAGGAGGAGAAGATGCTCAGAGAGATGGTCGACAACATCAAGGAGACGGGCGCGAACGTCGTCTTCTGTCAGAAGGGCATCGACGACATGGCGCAGCACTACCTCGCGAAGGAGGGCATACTCGCAGTCCGCCGTGCGAAGTCGAGCGACATGGACAAGCTCGCACGTTCGACGGGCGCGACGGTCGTCTCGAACGTCAACGAGATAGAGGAAGACGACCTCGGAAACGCCGGAAAGGTCGAGGAGCGCAACATAGGCGGCGACGACATGATCTTCGTCGAGGAATGCGAGAACCCCAAGAGTGTCTCGATGATACTCCGCGGAGGAACAGAGCACGTAGTCGACGAGGTCGAGCGCGCAGTCGACGACAGCCTCGGAGTCGTACGTGTCACGGTCGAGGAAGGTAAGGTCGTCCCCGGAGGAGGCGCGCCCGAGGTCGAGCTCGCTATGGAGCTGCGTGACTACGCCGACTCGGTCGGTGGAAGGGAACAGCTCGCAGTCGAGGCATTCGCCGACGCACTCGAAGTCATACCCCACACGCTCGCCGAGAACGCGGGTCTTGACCCCATAGACTCGATAGTCGACCTCCGCAGTGAGCACGACGCGGGCAACTTCAGCTCGGGTCTTGATGCCTACACAGGCGACATCGCTGACATGGAGGAAGAAGGAGTCGTAGAGCCACTACGTGTCAAGACACAGGCTCTCGAATCCGCGACAGAAGCCGCCGTCATGATACTCCGCATCGACGACGTAATCTCGGGCGGAGAAGCCAGCGGCGGAGACGAGGAGATGCCCGGAGGAGCCGGCGGCGGAGCCGGCGGAATGGGCGGCATGGGCGGCGGAATGGGCGGCATGATGTAA
- a CDS encoding metal-dependent hydrolase, which yields MGNFETHMRWGVGSYIFLCVCITGIAVYRGTQIPFTGLGAAFPLTLAGAGFPDIDHHSSKPHRYLKKAVFVVSTALTAYVFFSEGRRLRFAFGDVPQEVFTAGVGAVSSLFVGTVASYSVSFFRPRHRGVTHTLSAGLTVSLVVGAGVWRLTTEALVGLDPALLAGVTSLGFAFGFGSHLQCDGMLLSRLPSC from the coding sequence ATGGGGAACTTCGAGACACACATGAGATGGGGAGTCGGGTCTTACATCTTCTTATGTGTATGTATAACAGGGATAGCAGTCTACAGAGGCACACAGATACCGTTTACGGGACTCGGAGCGGCTTTTCCTCTGACCCTCGCAGGTGCGGGATTTCCCGACATTGACCACCACTCGTCGAAGCCACACAGGTATCTAAAGAAAGCTGTCTTCGTGGTCTCGACGGCTCTCACAGCCTACGTCTTCTTCTCGGAGGGCAGGAGACTCAGGTTCGCGTTCGGAGACGTGCCACAAGAGGTCTTTACAGCCGGAGTCGGAGCCGTCTCGTCCCTCTTCGTAGGAACAGTAGCCTCGTACTCGGTGAGCTTCTTCCGACCCAGACACAGGGGTGTCACACACACCCTCTCAGCCGGACTCACAGTCAGTCTCGTTGTCGGAGCCGGAGTCTGGAGGCTGACCACGGAGGCTCTAGTCGGACTCGACCCGGCTCTCCTCGCGGGAGTCACATCCCTGGGATTCGCCTTCGGCTTCGGAAGCCATCTCCAGTGTGACGGCATGCTCCTAAGCCGCCTGCCGTCGTGCTAA
- a CDS encoding DUF373 family protein gives MLLIICVDRDDDIGRKTGIETPVIGRDQIEEVALEFGTADPEDSDLNALFEAMRIYDNEEGEAEIVVVTGSGESRVDSDRAVAQQIDEVLEHIDADSAVVVTDGAEDETIIPLIQSRLKIDGVSRTIVRQAQNLENAYYITKQLLRDPETRGTILVPIGLLLMIYPLNLIAGSLGYPGVAVGVTSGLLGVYLLIRGVGLDDKAEVLSERVQRGIYSGKVSLITYLVAGGLLLIGVASGFSSVESYTSSSSEVVEGLLPTVMVFIRGSILWLTFSGIVSSVGRILDEYIESDEFPWRFMNAPFYIVSIALVLRGISEFLLGNVSTVYLVVLFVVSIGIGTTSTVLFGGISSSEKGVGDEVIEID, from the coding sequence ATGCTCCTGATCATCTGTGTTGACAGGGACGACGACATAGGCAGGAAGACGGGGATCGAGACGCCTGTCATCGGACGCGACCAGATCGAGGAGGTCGCACTTGAGTTCGGAACTGCCGACCCCGAGGACTCCGACCTCAACGCTCTCTTCGAGGCTATGCGTATCTACGACAACGAGGAGGGCGAGGCTGAGATAGTCGTCGTCACGGGAAGCGGCGAGTCACGTGTCGACTCAGACAGGGCGGTCGCCCAGCAGATAGACGAGGTTCTGGAGCACATAGACGCAGACTCCGCCGTCGTAGTCACAGACGGAGCCGAGGACGAGACTATAATTCCTCTTATTCAGTCGAGGCTCAAGATAGACGGTGTCAGCAGAACTATAGTCCGTCAGGCTCAGAACCTCGAAAACGCCTACTACATAACTAAACAGCTTCTCCGCGACCCCGAGACCCGGGGTACTATACTCGTCCCTATAGGTCTCCTTCTGATGATCTATCCCCTCAACCTCATAGCCGGAAGCCTCGGATACCCCGGTGTAGCCGTAGGTGTCACGAGCGGTCTCCTCGGTGTTTATCTTCTCATAAGAGGAGTAGGTCTCGACGACAAGGCGGAAGTTCTGTCCGAGAGGGTTCAGAGGGGAATATACAGCGGAAAGGTCAGCCTCATAACCTATCTCGTCGCGGGAGGTCTCCTCCTCATAGGGGTAGCGAGTGGCTTCAGTTCGGTCGAGTCCTACACGTCTTCTAGCTCGGAGGTCGTCGAGGGTCTTCTCCCGACCGTGATGGTGTTCATACGTGGATCGATACTCTGGCTCACCTTTAGCGGAATAGTGTCGAGCGTCGGAAGGATACTCGACGAGTACATAGAGAGCGACGAGTTCCCGTGGAGGTTCATGAACGCGCCCTTCTACATAGTCAGCATAGCACTCGTACTACGTGGAATAAGCGAGTTCCTCCTAGGAAACGTCTCGACAGTCTACTTAGTCGTCCTGTTCGTAGTCTCGATAGGAATAGGAACTACGAGCACAGTCCTCTTCGGCGGAATATCGTCGTCGGAGAAAGGCGTAGGCGACGAGGTAATTGAGATAGACTGA
- a CDS encoding rhodanese-like domain-containing protein, producing the protein MAELQKHAWDMAEEADENVETVSFDEMKQEVEDDDSLVVDLRDVREVWRDGTIPGSKNVPRGMLEFWADPETEYYKEFFDPDRRTVLFCNKGGRSALSTDKLQEMGFDDVAHLDGGFSNWKESGGEVEEVDPE; encoded by the coding sequence ATGGCAGAACTACAGAAGCACGCCTGGGACATGGCAGAGGAAGCCGACGAGAACGTCGAGACAGTCTCTTTCGACGAGATGAAGCAAGAGGTCGAAGACGACGACAGTCTCGTAGTCGATCTCCGCGACGTACGTGAGGTCTGGAGGGACGGAACAATCCCCGGATCGAAGAACGTGCCGAGGGGGATGTTGGAGTTCTGGGCGGATCCCGAGACCGAGTACTACAAGGAGTTCTTCGACCCGGACAGACGCACAGTCCTCTTCTGCAACAAGGGCGGAAGGTCGGCTCTCTCGACCGACAAGCTTCAGGAGATGGGATTCGACGACGTAGCCCATCTCGACGGCGGATTCTCCAACTGGAAGGAGTCGGGAGGAGAGGTCGAGGAAGTCGATCCTGAGTAG
- the lrp gene encoding HTH-type transcriptional regulator Lrp, with amino-acid sequence MTYENLDLKIINLLLDDGRASLRSLAEELDVSVTTVSNHLQSMEDEGVIKGFKPVLNYDELGYGVTATVMIKAESGSLPGLTEDLKEIDSFLSVYEVTGDFDIIAVGKFKSTEDMNDTIKDLLNNPDIAETNTNVILETIKEDADIEFEV; translated from the coding sequence ATGACTTACGAGAATCTTGACCTTAAAATAATAAATCTGTTGTTGGACGACGGACGAGCGAGCCTCAGAAGCTTAGCCGAGGAACTCGACGTCTCTGTCACGACTGTGAGTAACCATCTCCAGAGCATGGAGGACGAGGGCGTCATAAAGGGCTTCAAGCCCGTCCTCAACTACGACGAGCTAGGCTACGGCGTCACAGCGACCGTGATGATAAAGGCTGAGAGCGGAAGCCTTCCGGGTCTCACCGAAGACCTCAAGGAGATAGACTCGTTCCTCAGTGTCTACGAGGTCACGGGTGACTTCGACATAATCGCAGTAGGCAAGTTCAAGAGTACCGAGGACATGAACGACACCATAAAGGATCTTCTCAACAACCCCGACATAGCCGAGACAAACACCAACGTCATACTTGAGACGATAAAGGAAGACGCCGACATAGAGTTCGAGGTCTGA
- a CDS encoding (2Fe-2S) ferredoxin domain-containing protein has product MRKRTQEVVDEGFTDHVLVCTNSRDSNYASCSEVGGEEVYDEVVDWLKQRGVFWSNVYVGTVSCIGLCSRDGVAVAIQPRNEWYSDVKPDDVPDLMSEEFGDDADALGESD; this is encoded by the coding sequence ATGAGAAAACGCACTCAAGAAGTCGTAGATGAGGGATTCACTGACCACGTTCTAGTCTGTACCAACAGCCGTGACTCGAACTACGCGTCGTGTTCGGAGGTCGGAGGAGAGGAGGTCTACGACGAGGTCGTCGACTGGCTCAAACAGAGAGGCGTCTTCTGGTCGAACGTCTACGTCGGAACAGTGTCGTGTATAGGTCTGTGTAGCAGAGACGGCGTCGCAGTCGCTATACAGCCGAGGAACGAGTGGTACTCCGACGTCAAACCCGACGACGTCCCCGATCTTATGTCGGAGGAGTTCGGCGACGACGCCGACGCACTCGGTGAGTCTGACTGA
- a CDS encoding FAD-dependent oxidoreductase: MSVSASVAVIGDGATGLSAALLLAKNDVDVDVFGEDETKLHKAYLYNYLGIEEIHGSDFAEVGRQQSENYGAEFHDERVEDVEKDDDGFTLTAGSGDEYTADYVVLATGLDDEIAEKMGVEFDDDGGVEIDTDCRTSVDGVYAGGWIARPEKIQVSISAGDGAVAALDILSEEKGEAFHDFDVP; the protein is encoded by the coding sequence ATGTCAGTTTCAGCATCAGTTGCAGTCATAGGCGACGGAGCCACGGGTCTGAGCGCAGCCCTGCTTCTCGCGAAGAACGATGTCGACGTCGATGTCTTCGGAGAGGACGAGACGAAGCTCCACAAGGCTTACCTCTACAACTACCTCGGAATCGAGGAGATACACGGCTCTGACTTCGCCGAAGTTGGAAGACAGCAGTCCGAGAACTACGGAGCGGAGTTCCACGACGAGAGGGTAGAAGACGTCGAGAAAGACGACGACGGCTTTACTTTGACAGCCGGGTCAGGAGACGAGTACACAGCCGACTACGTCGTCTTAGCCACGGGTCTCGACGACGAGATTGCCGAGAAGATGGGTGTCGAGTTCGACGATGACGGGGGTGTCGAGATAGACACTGACTGCCGAACATCGGTAGACGGAGTCTACGCCGGCGGATGGATCGCACGTCCCGAGAAGATACAGGTCTCAATCTCGGCGGGAGACGGTGCTGTCGCCGCGCTCGACATACTCTCGGAGGAGAAGGGAGAGGCGTTCCACGACTTCGACGTTCCCTAA
- a CDS encoding aminotransferase class I/II-fold pyridoxal phosphate-dependent enzyme has translation MDISERARQVPPSGIRRFFELAEEMDDVISLGVGEPDFSAPWSAREAAIESLERGQTSYTTNRGKRELREAVSRKVSEYGLEYAADDEILVTTGVSEAADLALRALVDPGDTVAVAEPSYVSYVPGVIFSGGEPLRVPTRLENDFKLRYEDLEEAGAEDAEVLIICYPNNPTGAVMTEEELREVADFARENDITVVSDEVYADLTYGGEDGGDHASIATLDGMRERTVVFNGFSKAYAMTGLRLGYALGPSEVIDAMNRIHQYTMLSAPTTAQYAAIDALESCDDDVAEMRREYNRRRRYVLSRFEEMGIDCFTAEGAFYLFPESPYDDEEFAEDLLKEKKVAVVPGRVFGESGEGHLRVSYATGLDELKEALDRIEEFV, from the coding sequence ATGGACATATCCGAAAGGGCGAGACAGGTTCCTCCGTCGGGGATCCGTCGTTTCTTCGAACTCGCAGAGGAGATGGACGACGTCATATCCCTTGGAGTCGGGGAGCCCGACTTCTCAGCGCCGTGGTCGGCGAGGGAGGCGGCGATAGAGTCGCTAGAACGTGGACAGACCTCGTACACTACGAACAGAGGAAAACGTGAGCTACGTGAGGCGGTATCCCGGAAGGTCTCGGAGTACGGTCTCGAATACGCAGCCGACGACGAGATACTCGTGACTACGGGAGTGAGTGAGGCTGCCGACCTCGCTCTGAGAGCCCTCGTCGACCCGGGCGACACAGTCGCAGTCGCCGAGCCGTCGTACGTCTCTTACGTCCCGGGAGTGATATTCTCAGGGGGTGAGCCTCTCAGGGTTCCGACACGTCTTGAGAACGACTTCAAGCTACGTTACGAAGACCTCGAAGAAGCGGGTGCCGAAGACGCCGAGGTTCTCATAATCTGTTACCCCAACAACCCCACAGGAGCCGTGATGACTGAGGAAGAACTGAGGGAAGTAGCCGACTTCGCGCGCGAGAACGACATAACTGTCGTCTCCGACGAGGTCTACGCCGACCTGACATACGGGGGCGAAGACGGAGGAGACCACGCCTCGATAGCGACTCTCGACGGCATGAGAGAACGCACCGTAGTATTCAACGGCTTCTCGAAGGCTTATGCGATGACTGGTCTACGTCTCGGCTACGCACTCGGTCCCTCCGAGGTCATCGACGCGATGAACCGGATACACCAGTACACGATGCTCTCGGCTCCGACGACGGCGCAGTACGCAGCGATCGATGCCCTCGAATCGTGTGACGACGACGTCGCTGAGATGAGACGTGAGTACAACAGGAGACGGCGTTATGTCCTCTCACGTTTCGAGGAGATGGGCATCGACTGTTTCACCGCCGAGGGTGCCTTCTACCTCTTCCCCGAGTCGCCCTACGACGACGAGGAGTTCGCCGAGGATCTTCTCAAGGAGAAGAAGGTCGCCGTCGTTCCGGGTAGGGTATTCGGTGAGAGTGGCGAGGGTCATCTACGTGTCTCATACGCGACGGGTCTCGACGAACTCAAAGAGGCTCTCGACAGGATAGAGGAGTTCGTCTAA